In Banduia mediterranea, the DNA window AGCACCCAATGGTCCTTGGGGTAGCCCCACTGCAACAGTTGCAGGATCTTGCGGTAATAGGCGTAGGTGGCGCGCTGATCGTCCGCGTCGAGCCAGCTTCGGTAGCTTGCGAAATCACCAAACAGATCGAAGCAATAGGACTTGAGCGAGGTCTGCAGGAGTCCGACACATTCTTCGGGCTCGCCCGCGATCAGTTCGTGCGCGGCAGCGAATCCCGGCGCCAGCCAGTCCAGCATCTTGAGTCGCTTGTCGGTCAGGGGAATGCGCGGGTCGCAGTCGTAGGTGCTGGGCTCGGGCGGCGGTGACGGATACATCGTCTCCCATGTCTGCAGCGAACGCACCGCCGGATCGCGCGCCAGCAGGCGCTGCAACAGCGTGGAACCGGTACGCGGCAAACCGACGATGAACACCGGCCGGCGGATTTGTTCGGACAGGATCGAGGGATGCGCCTTGAGATCACGCTCCACCTTGAGCCGGTTTTCGAGGATGCGGCCCACGTAGTTGCGGATCATCAGCCGGCCCATGGCATTGAGCCTGGCCTCGCTGCGTGCCGACTCCAGCAGGCGGTCCAGCGCGTCCCGGAACTTGTCCTCACCCCAATCGGACAGGCGCGTGGAACGCTCGGCGCGCGCCACCATGTCGTCCGGGTCCAGGCCGATCCAGCTGTTGCCGAGA includes these proteins:
- a CDS encoding sulfotransferase family protein translates to MSEGNGPLLGLARKLPGLSSLLDADAPGPLPIRMLNAAGHRLGNSWIGLDPDDMVARAERSTRLSDWGEDKFRDALDRLLESARSEARLNAMGRLMIRNYVGRILENRLKVERDLKAHPSILSEQIRRPVFIVGLPRTGSTLLQRLLARDPAVRSLQTWETMYPSPPPEPSTYDCDPRIPLTDKRLKMLDWLAPGFAAAHELIAGEPEECVGLLQTSLKSYCFDLFGDFASYRSWLDADDQRATYAYYRKILQLLQWGYPKDHWVLKSPFHLWGLDALLETFPDAIIVQTHREPVQVVPSLCSLLSVTHRLCSDSAQPEAMGPVWLERLAAAMETVMNARERVGEDRFVDISYRRLAANPVKVASELNDRCGFALSSTAVTAMRAWLGSNQQHKRGVHHYTLESFGLDARRVNQAFAGYRKRFADYL